Proteins encoded in a region of the Planococcus citri chromosome 1, ihPlaCitr1.1, whole genome shotgun sequence genome:
- the LOC135831468 gene encoding COA8 family protein CG14806, mitochondrial encodes MNNSKNIQNSKLSTDARCDAIGNPDPVSNLRPIRFYVPEKETELEKLFRIERHKVQEWNNEFWTKHNYTFRKEKEEFHKKYVTEGSKSNQSDKISVFYKDFLDRNWKTHRRYNMEWYRKNIYLSSLALRVNVSRFLRYLKF; translated from the exons AtgaataattctaaaaatattcaaaattccaaactttCAACTGATGCACGTTGTGATGCAATTGGCAACCCGGACCCTGTTTCGAATCTGCGACCGATCAGATTTTATGTTCCTGAGAAAGAAACTGAATTAGAAAAACTATTTCGTATTGAAAGGCATAAAGTTCAGGAATGGAATAACGAGTTTTGGACTAAACATAACTACACTTTTCGTAAG GAAAAGGAAGAATTTCACAAGAAGTACGTCACTGAGGGTAGTAAATCTAATCAGTCagataaaatttctgttttttataAGGATTTCTTAGATCGAAATTGGAAAACACACCGCCGCTATAACATGGAATGGTAtagaaaaaatatctatttgTCTTCTTTAGCTCTTAGAGTCAATGTTAGTCGTTTtcttaggtacttgaaattttaa